The following coding sequences lie in one Flavobacterium sediminis genomic window:
- a CDS encoding glycosyltransferase, translating into MELLVISSAPLIHKEEKWFMYGPYQKEMKIWASHVDQIRFCCPIWKEDRKLLIDEITFSIEPTIELKEFDIQSLYKLPKAIWLSILNFFIILKAMKNADHIHLRCPGNIGLLAALAQICYPKKKKTVKYAGNWDPKSKQPWSYRLQKKIVGNTFLTRNMQVLVYGEWPDQTTNIKPFFTATYSEQEKLPVIVRDYSSEMQFLFIGTLSKGKQPLWAIQFVEGLYKKGFEVRLDMFGEGTEREQLTHYIKEKGLETIITLHGNQPKAVVKEKLQVSHFLILPSKSEGWPKVVAEAMFWGCIPVVTPISCVSWMLGGSERGILVSDSPEKEVEKFTKMFSESGFKNMSKAGENWSRTYTLEYFETEISDLLKA; encoded by the coding sequence TTGGAACTTCTCGTTATTTCTTCAGCACCATTAATTCATAAGGAAGAAAAATGGTTTATGTATGGCCCCTATCAGAAAGAAATGAAGATCTGGGCTTCGCATGTAGATCAAATCCGGTTTTGTTGTCCGATCTGGAAAGAAGACAGAAAATTATTGATAGACGAAATAACGTTTTCGATAGAACCAACTATTGAACTTAAAGAATTTGACATTCAATCGCTTTATAAATTACCAAAGGCGATTTGGCTTTCAATCCTTAATTTCTTTATCATTCTTAAGGCAATGAAGAATGCCGATCACATCCATTTGCGTTGCCCGGGAAATATAGGGTTATTGGCAGCTTTAGCCCAAATTTGTTACCCTAAAAAGAAGAAAACGGTCAAATATGCCGGAAATTGGGATCCGAAAAGTAAACAGCCATGGAGTTATCGTTTACAGAAAAAGATCGTAGGAAATACTTTTTTAACCCGAAATATGCAGGTGTTGGTTTATGGAGAATGGCCGGATCAGACTACGAATATTAAACCTTTTTTCACGGCAACTTATTCTGAACAAGAAAAACTTCCTGTGATAGTAAGAGATTATTCTTCTGAAATGCAATTCTTGTTCATAGGAACATTATCCAAAGGAAAGCAACCTTTGTGGGCAATACAATTTGTAGAAGGACTTTATAAGAAAGGATTTGAGGTTCGCTTAGACATGTTCGGAGAAGGTACAGAACGGGAACAGTTGACACATTATATAAAGGAAAAAGGATTAGAAACGATCATTACTTTACATGGAAACCAACCTAAAGCTGTAGTGAAAGAAAAACTGCAAGTATCTCACTTTTTAATTTTGCCGTCCAAATCGGAAGGCTGGCCTAAAGTTGTTGCAGAAGCTATGTTTTGGGGATGTATCCCGGTTGTGACTCCGATATCTTGTGTTTCCTGGATGTTAGGCGGTAGCGAAAGAGGCATTTTAGTTTCTGATTCTCCGGAAAAAGAAGTTGAAAAGTTTACAAAGATGTTTTCAGAATCCGGATTCAAGAACATGTCAAAAGCCGGAGAGAACTGGTCCAGAACCTATACCCTTGAGTATTTTGAAACAGAAATATCGGATTTATTAAAAGCATAG
- a CDS encoding exopolysaccharide biosynthesis polyprenyl glycosylphosphotransferase — translation MSPKKKMHFEISERKVLLRIFDIFFVFLFLQVIGNFFEFDYFSITVDNYYWAIVLAIYLTTIGTIFEMYNLQIASNRYQIIKSIVLTTAVTTLIYLLTPFYTPVLPSNRLQIILFFVSIFTALLVWRYLYIQFLASNRFYKNVIFVGNSKKIEERIKDLVKGNPHYIVRGFVATDDKQRAVNLKEIHIDELERFVYEKGISEVVVTNDSGKSISVELYDKLLNLLEQGIVIKQYADVYESATYRLPIHFDNKELYRFFPFSRSNQNKLYLFYTRFFDIVMSVLGLLGLLFLLPFISMFNLIGNRGPLFYKQERIGRNGEPFKIVKLRTMVVDAEKHGAVFARVNDARITPIGKLLRKSRLDEVPQFINVLKGEMAIIGPRPERPVFVEQIAENIPLYKTRHVIKPGLTGWAQVNYPYGENLEDSLMKLRYDLYYIKHRSLFLDINIVVKTLSTVLFFRGQ, via the coding sequence ATGTCCCCAAAGAAAAAAATGCATTTCGAGATATCCGAACGAAAAGTGCTATTGCGTATTTTCGACATCTTTTTTGTGTTTTTATTTTTACAGGTTATCGGGAACTTTTTTGAATTTGATTACTTTTCAATTACCGTAGATAATTATTATTGGGCTATAGTATTAGCTATATACCTGACCACGATCGGGACAATTTTTGAAATGTACAATCTGCAAATAGCGAGTAATCGTTACCAGATCATTAAAAGTATTGTGTTAACAACAGCAGTGACTACATTGATCTATTTGTTAACACCTTTCTATACACCGGTACTCCCTTCAAATCGTTTGCAGATTATTTTGTTTTTTGTATCTATTTTTACAGCGCTTTTGGTTTGGAGGTATCTTTATATTCAGTTCTTAGCGTCTAATCGTTTTTATAAGAATGTCATTTTTGTAGGGAATAGCAAAAAAATTGAAGAGCGAATCAAAGATCTTGTGAAGGGGAATCCGCATTATATTGTAAGAGGATTTGTTGCTACAGATGACAAACAACGAGCGGTTAATTTAAAAGAGATTCATATAGATGAATTAGAAAGGTTTGTATACGAAAAAGGTATTTCGGAAGTAGTCGTTACAAACGATTCCGGTAAATCAATTTCAGTGGAATTGTATGATAAATTATTAAATTTATTAGAACAGGGAATCGTAATTAAGCAATATGCTGATGTATATGAATCAGCGACTTATCGTTTACCTATTCATTTTGATAATAAAGAACTGTATCGTTTTTTCCCTTTTAGCCGAAGCAATCAGAACAAACTGTACCTTTTTTACACTCGCTTTTTTGATATTGTAATGTCGGTGTTAGGTTTATTAGGCTTACTTTTTTTACTGCCGTTCATCTCCATGTTTAACCTTATCGGAAACAGAGGGCCACTCTTCTATAAACAGGAAAGAATCGGTAGAAACGGTGAACCGTTTAAAATCGTAAAACTAAGAACAATGGTAGTCGATGCTGAAAAGCATGGGGCTGTTTTTGCAAGAGTGAATGATGCTCGTATTACCCCTATAGGAAAGCTTCTGAGGAAATCACGTTTGGATGAGGTTCCTCAGTTTATTAATGTGTTGAAAGGCGAAATGGCTATTATAGGGCCAAGACCTGAACGTCCGGTTTTTGTAGAGCAAATTGCCGAAAATATTCCTTTATATAAAACACGACATGTGATCAAACCCGGGCTAACCGGTTGGGCACAAGTTAATTATCCCTACGGAGAAAATCTGGAAGATAGCTTGATGAAATTGCGCTATGATCTGTATTACATTAAACACCGCAGTTTATTTCTTGATATAAACATTGTTGTTAAAACGCTAAGTACGGTGTTGTTCTTCAGAGGACAATAA
- a CDS encoding glycosyltransferase, with protein sequence MQKQNIRIVQLIDSLEPGGAERMAVNYANALVDKLSFSGLGATRKEGELKQQLKQSVHYTFLHKRNNLDLKAFLKLRSYCVQNKIDFIHAHSSSFFWAVLVKLTHPKVKVIWHDHFGNRVRQAKPDFMLKLFSRFFYLVIAVNEELQEWSVEKLNAKTVLYLPNFSLQDQEHEKKETSLKGEKGKRIVFLANLKNPKNHLLFLKAFYRSSVYEEGWTVHLIGKNFEDAYAQHILDFIKEKNLQSSIYLYGSCNDIPHILKQGTLGVLSSTYEGFPVTLLEYGTYGLPVLSTNVGYCSKLIENEKTGLLFDPLDEEGIAGLLTRLTDAEALEQMKKFGANLKQKIEQRYGVEKVITDYIEVLK encoded by the coding sequence GTGCAAAAGCAAAACATACGGATTGTCCAACTTATTGATAGTTTAGAACCCGGCGGTGCTGAACGAATGGCTGTCAATTATGCAAATGCACTCGTAGATAAGCTGAGTTTTTCCGGATTAGGAGCTACCCGAAAGGAAGGCGAATTAAAACAACAGTTAAAGCAATCAGTTCATTATACTTTTTTGCATAAGCGGAATAATTTAGATCTTAAAGCTTTTTTAAAACTGAGAAGTTATTGTGTTCAAAATAAGATAGATTTTATTCATGCACATAGTTCCTCTTTTTTTTGGGCAGTATTGGTGAAATTAACCCATCCCAAGGTAAAAGTGATTTGGCACGACCATTTCGGGAATAGAGTTAGGCAAGCCAAGCCGGATTTTATGTTAAAACTATTTTCAAGATTCTTTTATCTGGTCATAGCGGTAAACGAAGAATTGCAAGAGTGGAGTGTAGAGAAATTAAATGCAAAAACCGTTTTATATCTTCCGAATTTTTCACTTCAGGATCAAGAACATGAAAAGAAAGAAACTTCTCTAAAAGGTGAAAAAGGAAAGCGAATTGTTTTTTTAGCGAATTTAAAGAATCCTAAGAATCATCTTCTGTTTTTAAAAGCATTCTACCGATCTTCAGTTTATGAAGAAGGCTGGACAGTTCATTTAATCGGTAAGAATTTTGAAGATGCTTACGCTCAGCATATTTTAGACTTTATAAAAGAGAAAAATTTACAATCATCCATATATTTGTATGGAAGTTGTAACGATATCCCACATATTTTAAAGCAGGGGACACTAGGAGTTTTAAGTTCTACTTACGAAGGTTTTCCCGTTACGCTTCTGGAATACGGTACTTATGGATTGCCGGTTCTGTCAACCAATGTGGGCTATTGTTCCAAATTGATAGAAAATGAAAAGACCGGATTGCTTTTCGATCCTTTAGATGAAGAAGGTATAGCCGGACTTTTAACCCGACTGACGGATGCTGAAGCTTTGGAGCAAATGAAGAAATTCGGAGCAAATTTAAAACAGAAAATAGAGCAACGTTACGGCGTTGAAAAAGTAATAACAGATTATATTGAGGTATTAAAATAG
- a CDS encoding glycosyltransferase family 4 protein, translating into MKLLYIGNKLTKHGINATTVETLGKALQEEGYEVVSVSDKKNFFHRILEMAVACAFQKNVDYVLIDTYSTKAFWYAFLCSQICRIRDIRYIPVLHGGNLPERLKRNPRLTRMIFAHAYKNSAPSGYLKSVFESHGYTNVVFIPNSIAIEQYPFKRREQFKPDLLWVRAFAEIYNPEMAVYVLQKIAETYPEASLTMVGPDKENLLEEVKQLADKLKLNVTFTGKLAKEDWWKLSESFDFFINTTHFDNTPVSVMEAMALGIPVISTNVGGLPFLLEDKKDAILVSDGSVEEMTSAILELIQNPLKAKQLVYEARDKAGQWDWEEVKTLWKELFLG; encoded by the coding sequence ATGAAACTACTGTACATAGGGAACAAATTAACTAAGCATGGTATCAATGCAACTACTGTTGAAACGTTAGGCAAAGCATTACAGGAAGAAGGGTATGAAGTAGTTTCTGTTTCCGATAAAAAGAATTTTTTTCATAGAATTCTGGAAATGGCAGTTGCCTGCGCTTTTCAAAAGAATGTCGATTACGTTCTGATAGATACCTATAGCACTAAAGCATTTTGGTATGCTTTTTTATGCAGTCAGATTTGTAGAATAAGGGACATACGCTATATACCTGTTTTGCACGGTGGTAATTTGCCGGAAAGGCTGAAAAGAAATCCTCGTCTGACGCGAATGATCTTTGCTCATGCCTATAAAAATTCTGCACCCTCCGGTTATTTGAAAAGTGTTTTTGAATCTCATGGCTATACCAATGTTGTTTTTATACCGAACTCGATAGCGATTGAGCAGTATCCTTTTAAAAGAAGAGAGCAATTTAAACCTGATTTACTTTGGGTAAGAGCGTTTGCTGAAATTTACAATCCTGAAATGGCGGTATATGTGTTGCAAAAAATAGCAGAAACGTATCCGGAGGCTAGTCTTACAATGGTTGGTCCCGATAAAGAGAACCTTCTCGAGGAGGTTAAGCAATTGGCTGACAAATTAAAACTGAACGTTACTTTTACCGGAAAATTAGCCAAAGAAGACTGGTGGAAACTTTCAGAATCATTTGACTTTTTTATTAATACAACCCATTTTGATAATACTCCCGTAAGCGTCATGGAAGCTATGGCACTTGGTATTCCGGTTATTTCAACTAATGTAGGAGGATTACCTTTTTTACTGGAAGATAAAAAAGATGCTATTTTGGTTTCAGACGGATCAGTTGAAGAAATGACTTCAGCAATTTTAGAATTAATACAGAATCCTTTAAAAGCAAAACAATTAGTTTACGAAGCAAGAGATAAAGCCGGGCAGTGGGATTGGGAAGAGGTAAAAACGCTGTGGAAAGAATTATTTTTAGGTTAA
- a CDS encoding serine O-acetyltransferase produces the protein MMSWAGLIATDYKKYKKYGGNFFSIVFLTQGFWAIMQYRIAHTVYRMRVPLLKQILQLFMLLWQKGIEITTGISIPASAVIGHSFYIGHFGGIILNANVLMGDNCNISQGVTIGVSGQGSKRGVPIIGDEVYIGANAVLAGKIAIGNKAVIGACSLVTTDVPENAVMLGVPAVKISDKGSTGYI, from the coding sequence ATGATGAGTTGGGCAGGGCTAATTGCAACCGATTATAAGAAATATAAAAAATATGGAGGGAATTTTTTCTCCATTGTGTTTTTGACACAGGGTTTTTGGGCTATTATGCAATATAGGATTGCCCATACGGTTTATCGGATGAGAGTTCCTTTGCTTAAGCAAATTCTGCAACTCTTTATGTTGTTATGGCAAAAAGGAATTGAAATAACCACCGGGATTAGTATACCAGCTTCGGCTGTAATAGGGCATTCGTTCTATATAGGTCATTTCGGAGGTATTATTTTGAATGCTAATGTTTTGATGGGAGATAATTGCAATATTTCACAAGGCGTTACGATTGGAGTTTCAGGTCAGGGAAGCAAAAGAGGAGTGCCTATCATTGGAGATGAGGTTTATATCGGAGCCAATGCAGTTCTGGCAGGAAAGATCGCAATCGGAAATAAAGCTGTAATAGGGGCCTGTTCTTTAGTCACAACTGATGTGCCTGAAAATGCAGTGATGTTAGGTGTTCCGGCTGTTAAAATTTCAGATAAAGGATCAACAGGCTATATTTAA
- a CDS encoding UDP-N-acetylglucosamine 2-epimerase has protein sequence MQHPVTNEYQDSRRHIEETLKAIDDLKIPTLWFWPNVDAGADGTSTGIRAYREFNKLEHVHFFKNMTGDDFLKLLNKSMCLIGNSSVGIRECAYLGVPVVNIGSRQNKRDRGFNVKDVDYNKEEIKQAILKQIENARPQSSDVYGGGNAGEKIADLLSTVPLKFHKTITY, from the coding sequence ATGCAGCATCCGGTAACAAATGAATATCAGGATTCCAGAAGACATATAGAAGAAACCTTAAAAGCAATCGACGATTTAAAAATCCCTACTTTGTGGTTCTGGCCGAATGTTGATGCAGGTGCCGACGGAACTTCGACAGGAATAAGAGCTTACAGAGAATTTAATAAATTAGAGCACGTCCATTTCTTTAAGAACATGACAGGAGATGATTTCTTGAAATTATTAAATAAATCAATGTGCCTGATCGGGAATTCCAGTGTCGGAATCCGGGAGTGTGCTTACTTGGGAGTGCCGGTGGTTAATATCGGATCAAGACAAAATAAAAGAGACAGAGGATTTAACGTAAAAGATGTCGATTATAACAAAGAAGAGATCAAACAGGCTATTTTAAAACAAATTGAAAATGCAAGACCACAAAGTTCAGATGTATACGGTGGCGGGAATGCAGGAGAAAAAATAGCAGATTTGTTGTCGACAGTTCCGTTAAAATTCCATAAAACCATAACTTACTGA
- a CDS encoding acylneuraminate cytidylyltransferase family protein, with protein sequence MKILAVIPARGGSKGVPKKNIKPLGNKPLLGYTIDSANQSEKLTTTIVSTDSEEIAEIAKANGASIPFIRPKELAEDKTPTIEVLKHAIRFFEDQGKFFDAICILQPTTPFRREGFIDEAIDKFIRTNADTLISVLPVPHQFNPHWVFEVSDAKEGKLKIATGEKTIIPRRQELPQSYYRDGSVYLIKTEWITKYNTLFGETIGYIESASDDFVNIDTMEDWLKAEEIARQYK encoded by the coding sequence ATGAAAATATTGGCAGTAATTCCGGCAAGAGGCGGATCTAAAGGAGTGCCTAAGAAAAATATTAAACCATTAGGCAATAAACCATTGTTAGGGTATACCATAGACAGTGCGAATCAGAGTGAAAAACTGACCACAACGATTGTCTCGACTGATTCTGAAGAAATAGCCGAGATAGCCAAAGCAAATGGAGCTTCTATCCCTTTTATCAGGCCAAAAGAACTGGCGGAAGACAAAACGCCCACTATAGAAGTCTTAAAGCATGCTATTAGATTTTTTGAAGATCAAGGCAAATTCTTTGATGCAATTTGTATCCTTCAGCCTACAACACCGTTTAGAAGAGAAGGTTTTATTGATGAAGCTATAGATAAATTTATCAGAACAAATGCAGATACTTTGATCAGTGTTTTACCGGTGCCGCATCAATTTAATCCTCATTGGGTATTTGAAGTTTCAGATGCCAAAGAGGGTAAATTAAAAATAGCTACCGGAGAAAAAACAATAATTCCGAGACGACAGGAATTGCCGCAAAGTTATTACAGAGACGGTTCCGTCTATCTGATAAAAACAGAATGGATAACAAAGTACAATACCTTGTTTGGCGAAACAATAGGTTATATAGAATCTGCTTCAGATGATTTTGTGAACATAGATACAATGGAAGATTGGTTAAAAGCAGAAGAAATTGCCAGACAATATAAATAA
- a CDS encoding O-antigen ligase family protein, giving the protein MFLFFVQILFNSKNRKLVLVNTALLALVAFRAIVTFSRGGVITGLAMIGGLAFFTFIVLNLKAKGRFLVYLIVGFILSMGIWAYSSLQTGGMIDKRYANQDIKGREKESKLSGRETLMNTEIQMFLDNPILGVGVGKNKEYREELTGIEAASHNEITRMLAEHGLFGIIDFVILLTVPMFMYLNNRQNIFLFSFAVFWALTINHAAMRLAAPAFIYALSLLNIQFTDANETTVHREQIN; this is encoded by the coding sequence ATGTTCTTGTTTTTTGTTCAGATCTTATTTAATTCTAAAAACAGAAAACTGGTGTTGGTTAATACGGCTTTGTTAGCATTAGTAGCGTTCAGAGCTATTGTAACTTTTTCGAGAGGAGGAGTTATTACCGGTTTGGCAATGATAGGCGGTTTAGCCTTTTTTACCTTTATCGTTTTGAATTTGAAAGCAAAAGGGAGGTTCTTAGTGTATTTGATTGTCGGTTTTATTTTGAGTATGGGCATCTGGGCTTACAGTTCCTTGCAAACAGGAGGAATGATCGATAAACGATATGCAAACCAAGATATAAAAGGAAGAGAAAAAGAAAGTAAATTGTCAGGTAGGGAAACATTGATGAATACGGAAATTCAGATGTTTCTGGATAATCCGATCTTAGGAGTAGGAGTAGGAAAAAATAAAGAATACAGAGAAGAATTAACAGGTATCGAGGCTGCTTCACATAATGAAATTACCAGAATGTTGGCCGAGCATGGCTTATTCGGAATTATAGACTTTGTGATCTTACTTACAGTGCCAATGTTTATGTATTTAAACAACCGGCAGAATATATTTCTTTTTTCCTTTGCCGTGTTTTGGGCACTAACGATCAATCATGCCGCTATGAGGTTGGCAGCACCGGCATTTATTTACGCATTATCATTACTTAATATTCAGTTCACAGATGCCAATGAAACTACTGTACATAGGGAACAAATTAACTAA
- a CDS encoding exostosin domain-containing protein produces MEKIKLYTDVLKVKEAPKWGYVFPLVEYLVKENKKLLEYYEIVTKVQDADFLALPLSVEYLLQNGQQKYYEDFLALAKKEHKKLLVFTAGDIGKTIHDADVITIRLGGFKSKLPENTFIMPPFIEDPLEKFQLEFRLLPYEEKPSIGFVGHSAKGIRKWTKEGIVFLKGNIKRLLGKEATDFQLFYPSSIKRFHYLMELKSKSKLKTDFIFREKYRAGIQTEEDRKRTSLEFFRNIQQNPYTFCLRGAGNFSVRFYETLAMGRIPVFVDTDCQLPYSESIDWNKQAVIVDAGAFESIEEKIANFHKQLEGDRFQQIQSENRAIWEQYFTKEGYFSNFQQELKKQV; encoded by the coding sequence ATGGAAAAGATCAAACTTTATACTGATGTTCTGAAAGTAAAGGAAGCGCCTAAATGGGGGTATGTATTTCCATTGGTCGAATATTTGGTCAAAGAGAATAAAAAGCTCTTAGAGTATTATGAAATTGTAACTAAGGTTCAGGATGCTGATTTTTTGGCTTTGCCGCTTTCCGTTGAATATTTATTACAAAACGGACAGCAAAAGTACTATGAAGATTTTCTAGCATTAGCGAAAAAGGAACATAAAAAATTACTTGTTTTTACTGCCGGAGATATTGGTAAAACCATTCATGATGCGGATGTCATCACCATAAGGCTAGGAGGTTTTAAAAGTAAACTGCCTGAAAACACATTTATCATGCCTCCTTTTATTGAAGATCCGTTGGAAAAATTCCAATTAGAGTTCAGACTTTTGCCTTATGAAGAAAAACCGTCGATCGGATTTGTAGGACATTCGGCAAAAGGAATTCGAAAATGGACAAAAGAAGGTATAGTGTTTTTAAAAGGAAATATAAAAAGACTATTAGGTAAAGAAGCTACAGATTTTCAATTGTTTTATCCGTCCAGTATTAAAAGGTTCCATTATCTAATGGAATTAAAATCAAAAAGTAAGCTTAAAACAGATTTTATTTTCAGGGAAAAATACAGAGCCGGAATTCAAACTGAAGAAGACCGTAAAAGAACGTCTTTAGAGTTCTTCCGCAATATACAGCAGAACCCTTATACCTTCTGTTTACGGGGAGCGGGGAATTTCTCTGTTCGTTTTTATGAAACACTGGCTATGGGAAGAATACCTGTTTTTGTAGATACAGATTGTCAGTTGCCTTATAGTGAGTCAATCGATTGGAATAAACAGGCTGTTATAGTTGATGCGGGAGCATTTGAAAGTATTGAAGAAAAAATCGCAAATTTCCATAAACAATTAGAAGGCGACAGATTTCAGCAAATTCAGTCAGAGAACAGGGCAATCTGGGAACAGTATTTCACTAAGGAAGGATATTTTAGTAACTTTCAGCAAGAGCTGAAAAAACAGGTATAA
- a CDS encoding glycosyltransferase family 4 protein encodes MHICFITNEYPKEGFPHGGVGSFVKTMAEALVKEKYNVSVVGMNYSDKDEEETQQGIAIYRIKKSKIKGISWFFNAMAINKTIKKIHKENPIDIVETAELGLAFMQKIKGIKYVIRLHGGHHFFAEAEKRKINKWKGFQEKRSFKKADAFIAVSEYVKQHTAQYLSYNDKPVVTIFNPINTDVFNPVPGKVEENTITFAGTVCEKKGVRQLIQAFPLVKKEVPQAVLNIYGRDWFYPDGSSYVEMLRREELPQIAPYDQDVIFHGSIAYQQIPEVYAKAEVCVFPSHMETLGLVAPEAMAMEKSVIFTEMGPGPEVIVPYETGLLCNPYEPKDIAEKIIWLFKNKEKAKNIAKQARTVAVEKFSLPNSITENIAFYSKIKA; translated from the coding sequence ATGCACATTTGTTTTATCACGAATGAATACCCTAAAGAAGGCTTTCCTCACGGAGGAGTAGGTAGCTTTGTAAAAACCATGGCAGAAGCTTTGGTCAAAGAAAAGTACAACGTCTCTGTAGTCGGGATGAATTATAGCGATAAAGATGAAGAAGAGACACAACAAGGGATAGCAATATACAGGATAAAGAAGAGTAAAATAAAAGGTATTTCCTGGTTCTTTAATGCAATGGCAATTAATAAAACCATAAAAAAGATCCATAAAGAAAACCCTATAGATATAGTGGAAACAGCCGAACTGGGCTTAGCTTTCATGCAAAAAATAAAAGGCATCAAATATGTGATACGATTGCATGGCGGTCATCATTTTTTTGCGGAAGCAGAAAAAAGAAAAATTAACAAATGGAAAGGCTTTCAGGAAAAAAGATCTTTTAAGAAAGCAGATGCCTTTATCGCCGTTTCGGAATATGTAAAACAGCATACGGCTCAGTATCTAAGTTATAATGATAAACCCGTAGTCACTATTTTTAATCCGATAAATACGGATGTTTTTAATCCGGTTCCCGGTAAAGTTGAAGAAAATACAATTACATTCGCAGGAACGGTTTGTGAAAAAAAAGGAGTCAGACAACTGATACAAGCTTTTCCTCTGGTTAAAAAAGAAGTGCCACAGGCCGTATTGAATATTTACGGACGGGATTGGTTTTACCCGGATGGGAGTTCTTATGTTGAAATGCTCCGAAGAGAGGAATTACCTCAGATAGCGCCTTACGACCAAGATGTTATTTTTCATGGAAGTATAGCTTATCAGCAAATACCTGAAGTGTATGCAAAAGCTGAAGTTTGTGTATTTCCGTCGCACATGGAGACACTGGGGTTAGTTGCTCCTGAAGCAATGGCTATGGAAAAATCGGTTATATTTACCGAAATGGGTCCAGGTCCGGAAGTAATTGTACCTTATGAGACCGGTTTGCTTTGTAATCCTTATGAACCGAAAGATATAGCAGAAAAGATAATCTGGTTATTTAAGAATAAAGAAAAAGCAAAGAACATAGCAAAACAGGCAAGAACCGTTGCTGTTGAGAAATTTTCATTGCCAAATAGTATAACCGAGAATATAGCATTCTATTCAAAAATAAAAGCATGA
- a CDS encoding sulfotransferase family protein, with amino-acid sequence MIFPEFVRNEVNSMKPSGEFFAGLFRRIFNKRKEKVFVIGYHKTGTSSLGKAMLTLGFRVCGSLKEGYGYKDSDKAFPEYLMEQAQPLFDKYDAFQDTPWFLLYKELYYRFPEAKFILTIRDEEKWIKSMQGHFGKNSYPYHDYIYEDSDMFSDSEKYIQVYKQHNSSVREFFKDKPKQLLEINLKEDDKWEKICTFLNVKVPQRDFPHVNKASSRTALGTKIKKFIKKVLYK; translated from the coding sequence ATGATTTTCCCCGAGTTTGTCAGAAATGAAGTAAATAGTATGAAGCCTTCAGGAGAGTTCTTCGCAGGCCTTTTTAGAAGAATATTCAATAAAAGGAAGGAGAAAGTCTTCGTTATTGGCTATCATAAAACGGGAACCTCTTCATTAGGAAAAGCAATGCTTACATTGGGATTCAGAGTATGCGGAAGTTTAAAAGAAGGATACGGATATAAAGACTCTGATAAAGCTTTTCCGGAATATTTAATGGAACAGGCACAGCCTTTATTTGATAAATACGATGCTTTTCAGGATACGCCTTGGTTCTTATTGTATAAAGAACTATACTATCGTTTTCCGGAGGCTAAATTTATCCTGACGATTAGAGATGAAGAGAAATGGATAAAGAGTATGCAAGGTCATTTCGGTAAGAATAGCTATCCTTATCACGATTACATTTATGAGGATTCGGATATGTTCAGTGATAGCGAAAAATACATACAGGTGTACAAGCAACATAACTCATCGGTAAGAGAGTTTTTTAAAGATAAACCGAAGCAATTATTGGAAATTAATTTGAAAGAAGATGATAAATGGGAAAAGATCTGTACTTTTCTAAATGTAAAAGTGCCACAAAGAGATTTTCCTCATGTTAATAAAGCTAGTAGTCGAACGGCTCTCGGAACCAAGATTAAAAAGTTCATTAAGAAAGTGCTGTATAAATAA